From a single Planctellipticum variicoloris genomic region:
- a CDS encoding response regulator, with the protein MLDTLAGRVLLAEDCLDNQRLIASLLRRWGLTVAVAGDGRQAVDAALASREVGEPFDLILMDMQMPVLDGYEATRELRRRGWTGPIHALTANAMFGDQKFCLDAGCTGYARKPIERTALHALLAESLSRRSADVTIEPSRSRESSAESATAFSANSTGTPGVYSRSVALERTGGDQALCDEILGLVLSEGVQWLGLIREFVAAENFKQARRVAHSAKSSADNIGALRAREAFWNIERAAIEADAPATAAALEQAVAPLEELLDALRCRG; encoded by the coding sequence ATGCTGGATACTCTTGCCGGACGCGTGCTGCTCGCGGAAGATTGTCTGGACAATCAGCGGCTGATCGCCAGCCTGCTGCGCAGGTGGGGACTGACGGTGGCCGTCGCCGGCGACGGTCGACAAGCCGTCGATGCTGCGCTCGCCAGCCGGGAGGTCGGAGAACCCTTCGATCTGATCCTGATGGACATGCAGATGCCGGTGCTGGATGGCTATGAAGCGACCCGCGAATTGCGCCGACGCGGCTGGACCGGCCCGATCCACGCTCTGACCGCCAATGCCATGTTCGGCGACCAGAAGTTCTGTCTGGACGCGGGGTGTACGGGGTATGCCCGGAAGCCGATCGAACGGACGGCCCTGCATGCGCTCCTCGCAGAGTCACTGTCGCGGCGGTCCGCGGACGTCACCATCGAGCCGTCACGAAGTCGGGAGTCCTCCGCCGAAAGTGCGACCGCTTTTTCCGCGAACTCGACCGGGACGCCGGGTGTCTACAGCCGCAGTGTGGCGCTCGAGCGGACCGGCGGCGACCAGGCGCTCTGCGACGAAATCCTCGGGCTCGTGCTGAGCGAAGGCGTGCAGTGGCTGGGACTGATTCGGGAGTTCGTCGCGGCGGAAAACTTCAAACAGGCCCGGCGCGTCGCCCATTCCGCCAAAAGCTCGGCGGACAATATCGGCGCACTCCGTGCCCGCGAAGCGTTCTGGAACATCGAGCGGGCGGCGATTGAGGCCGACGCCCCGGCGACTGCCGCGGCGCTGGAACAGGCCGTCGCGCCGCTGGAAGAGTTGCTGGACGCGCTGCGCTGCCGGGGATGA
- a CDS encoding trans-sulfuration enzyme family protein encodes MHFETRCVHTGVDKDSTWLSATTPIYPSSTFRWDNLDGHRGFDYTRSGNPTRRALEENLAALEGGIDCRATSTGMSAIAGVLHLFQPGDHIIAGHDIYGGTYRLFDAVFRKMGIDFEFVRMGDPENVRKALRPNTKCIWIETPSNPLLNIVDIQAICDVAKSAGVITIADNTFLSPYLQRPFEFGVDIVVHSTTKYLNGHSDVVGGAIITRDKAHAERVSYVVNALGLACSPFDAWLVLRGVKTLGPRMEAHQKGAQALAEFLNGQPTVAKVYYPGLTDHPQHALAKRQQKGFGAMLSFDVQGGRPAVEKILSKLTLFQLAESLGGVESLIEYPDTMSHASMTEPARREAGITASTLRVSVGIEHPDDLVADFRQALEG; translated from the coding sequence ATGCATTTCGAAACGCGATGCGTCCACACCGGCGTGGACAAGGATTCGACCTGGCTCAGCGCCACCACTCCCATTTATCCGTCATCGACCTTCCGCTGGGACAACCTGGACGGACACCGCGGCTTCGACTACACGCGCAGCGGCAATCCGACCCGCCGGGCGCTGGAGGAGAACCTGGCCGCCCTCGAAGGAGGGATCGACTGCCGGGCGACGAGCACGGGGATGTCGGCCATCGCGGGGGTGCTGCACCTGTTCCAGCCGGGCGATCACATCATCGCCGGGCACGATATCTACGGCGGAACGTACCGGCTGTTTGACGCCGTCTTCCGCAAGATGGGGATCGATTTCGAGTTTGTCCGGATGGGCGATCCGGAAAACGTCCGCAAGGCGCTGCGGCCGAATACGAAATGCATCTGGATCGAGACCCCCAGCAATCCGCTGCTGAATATCGTCGACATCCAGGCGATCTGCGACGTGGCGAAGTCCGCGGGCGTGATCACGATCGCCGACAATACGTTCCTCTCGCCCTATCTCCAGCGGCCGTTTGAGTTCGGCGTGGACATCGTCGTCCACTCGACGACGAAATATCTGAACGGACACTCCGACGTCGTCGGCGGGGCGATCATTACTCGCGACAAGGCCCATGCGGAGCGAGTGAGCTACGTCGTCAACGCCCTCGGTCTGGCCTGTTCGCCGTTCGATGCCTGGCTGGTGCTGCGAGGCGTCAAAACGCTGGGTCCGCGGATGGAAGCCCATCAGAAGGGGGCCCAGGCGCTGGCTGAGTTTTTGAACGGCCAGCCGACGGTGGCGAAGGTCTACTACCCGGGGCTGACGGATCATCCGCAGCACGCGCTGGCGAAGCGGCAGCAGAAGGGGTTCGGCGCGATGCTGAGCTTTGACGTGCAGGGGGGCCGGCCGGCGGTCGAGAAGATTCTGAGCAAACTGACGCTGTTCCAGCTCGCCGAGTCGCTGGGCGGCGTGGAGTCGCTGATCGAATACCCCGACACGATGAGCCACGCCTCAATGACCGAGCCGGCCCGGCGGGAAGCGGGGATCACCGCCAGCACGCTGCGGGTCTCGGTGGGAATCGAGCATCCGGACGACCTGGTGGCGGATTTCCGGCAGGCGCTGGAGGGGTGA